The Arachis duranensis cultivar V14167 chromosome 9, aradu.V14167.gnm2.J7QH, whole genome shotgun sequence genomic sequence TCAGTATGGGCAGCAGCCACCTCCACCACCTCCCCCTCTGCCTCCATCTTCGCCTCCGCCGAGCAATTCTATCCCACCTCCACCCCCTCCACCTTCCTCGCCGCCTCCTCCTCCTGCTTCAGCTCCTCCCCCGCCGCCACCAAAGGATGAGAGGCGGATGCATAGCCGAGATAAAGGGCCGATAAAGGAAGGTTATGAGCATTCAAATCATGGAAATCCTCATAAACAGCAGAAGCCTTCTGCTGTTCCTCCAATGCCAGGGAAGAAGCCGAACGGGGTGCAGGGGAGGGTTGAGACAGAAGAAGAGAGGAGGttaaggaagaagagagaatttGAGAAGCAGAGGCAAGAAGAGAAGCATAGGCAGCAGCTGAAGGAATCACAGAACAGTGTCTTGCAGAAGACTCAGATGATGTCATCTGGGAAGGGGCATGGTTCGGGTTCGGTTGCAGGGTCTCGAATGGCAGCAGAGAAGAGAACTACACCCTTATTGAGTGCGGAGAGAATTGAAAATAGGTTGAAAAAGCCAACAACATTTTTGTGCAAAATGAAGTGAGTATGTAGATTTTGCTGTTGGTGGATAAATAAATTTCTGATTGGATATGAGAATCTCGAATTATGTATGATTGTGTTGTCTTTAAGAATCCTTTGCTTTTTCTCAATTGAGTTACATTATTCAGTGTTACTGATGATTCATAAGCAGACAAATGGATTGTTGTTGTGGATGATCCTAAATCTCCTCTAGTGTTTACTTCAAATACTGACTCAATTTTAATGTGTATTCTCATTTAAGATTCCGAAATGAACTTCCAGATCCAAGTGCACAACCTAAGCTTATGGCGTTCAAGAGGGATAAAGATCAGTATGTACATTTGCTGCTCTCTTTTACATTTATAGAAATTCGATCCTATTGATGAGATAATATTGATTTGTGTTGTGCTACTTTCACCTATCCaataagtatatatatttttttcaattaagtgaTAAATGTTCTCAAGTGTGGGAGGAGACGAAGAGGACTACCCTTTCTCAGTTGAGAGAGCTGGAAAACATCTAAGTTATTGCAACATTTATAGACATGATGTATAATAGTGAGGTACTTTTTTGGATATGCCCTGCAAGTATATTGCAACTTACAAGGACATACTTCGTGGGAGCAGTGATTCTTGGCAATCAATGAAAGTCAAGGGTTGATAATTTGATCTATTGATTGTCATGTAGCCACTTTTAAACATctaaattatacataattttCACCAATTCTTTAGGATTTACTTTTCTTAACTATCATATTCTAGTCGTCTGTCACTTGATACTTCCATTCCCTGTATGCTTTCTGGGATAGAGGTTGATGAAGCATGGTTCTCCATTTGGTTGATAGAGTGTTAGAGACATGGGGAAACTGGGGATAAGCTAACAGTGGTTAATTTGTAAATGGCCAAGCTCATCTTCTGTTTTGTTGGGCTTACTTGTAAAGTTGTAAGATACCCATTGTCCAAGAAGATATGATGTAAGGATggaaattgtttttttttttatttgtaagtcTTAAAGATTTATGGTGATGTATTATCTATTAGGCACtgatttttgtttcaaaatagtACTTTAACAATTAAGTATACTTGTGCTAATGTGTGTACTTTTGGAAATTTTATCTGCATTGCCCAGATATACGAAATATACAATCACGTCGCTGGAGAAAATGTACAAACCCAAACTTTTTGTGGAACCAGATCTTGGGATTCCTCTGGACCTGCTTGACCTCAGTGTTTATAAGTATTATTCCTAACCCCTTTAATAATTTTGCATACTTCAATGACATGCTGAATCAGAAGGTTTGATGAACTCTTTTATTCGCCTCTCAGCCCTCCCAGTGTCAGACTACCTCTTGCTCCAGAAGACGAAGATTTGTTGCGAGATGATGTTGCGGCTACTCCTATAAAGAAAGACGGCTTAAAAAGAAAAGACAGGCCTACTGATAAAGGTGTAGCTTGGCTTGTGAAAACACAATATATATCTCCCCTCAGCATGGATTCAACAAAACAGGTAACACACGTATATGTAAATATGATGATGCATTACTCTCTCTATGCACAATAGTTTATGAACATCCTGTTGTAGTCTTTAACCGAAAAACAAGCTAAGGAGCTGAGAGAGATGAGAGGAGGCCGCAGCATGTTGGACAGTCGTAACAGTAGGTATGCATATACCAGTTGATCCATCTgagtaatttaaattttgtaaggTATTTTTGACAAAGAAATTAATATGTGAAAGATAATTATATTTcacaattatttttgaattctctcATCATTTGAAGCAGCTAAGTCACGCCCTGTTCATGCAACCAACAAATCTTTGTATCCTGTTGAGGTTTTGCCTTTGTTACCTGATTTTGATAGGTAAGGCACCAGATATACGCGAGATTATTACTTATCCTGCCAAGctattaatttgttatttttaagaaTGTAGAGTCTTAGTTTTTCATACTAGAAGGAAGACCTGCTATATGACATTATATCTTATCATATTGATTGAGCTGCCTTCTATACTACTTTGCAGGTATGATGAACAGTTTGTTATTGCTGCATTTGATAATGCTCCTACAGCTGATTCAGAAATGTATAGTAAGTTGGACAAATCTGTTCGCGATGCCTGTGAATCAAAGGTAAGCTGTGTTGCATACTTGTATGGATGATTTACATTCATAATCAATTTctgtgtttttatttaaaaaaatgttcatTTTCGTTTCAAGTTTAAAATCTGGAGAAAGGCtgatcaaaaaattaaaatagcacATATGGCAATATAGAAAGCAGTTATGCCTTTACTGCAACTGTTTGCAACCTTGTGTCTTGTTAAATTGTTCTCGTGGTTTTTTAATGAATACTTAGTGTTGCCTGGAATTGACTTTTGAAGTAATCCTCTAATGTTTGTTTATTTGGTAGGATTAGGAGTGTTATATTCTTGTTATGGTTTCATTGGTAGGATTAGGAGTATTGTATCACTGTTATGCAATTGAAGAGAACTCTTACTATTTGTTGTATGCAGGCACTTATGAAAAGTTATGTTGCAACCGGCTCAGATCCTGCAAATCCTGAGAAATTTTTGGCTTACATGACCCCAACACCTGGACAGGTATGCATTACATTTAAATATGGATTTCAATTTTGAAATGCTCATTCTTTTTATTAACAGTTTTGATTAACTTTTTATTTCTGTACTTTGTGATGGCAGCTGTCAAAGGATATATATGATGAAAATGAAGATGTCTCATATTCTTGGGTTCGCGAGTATCACTGGGATGTATGTGGCAAGATTTTCATAGTTAAAAGAGTGAAATCACATCAtgatttggttttaaatttatatagctaatttaaaattaactcctttttaaaaatttttttcatttcgaACTAAGCTgccaatttttcattttttggtcTCAATAGGTTCGGGGTGATGATGCAGATGACCCTACAACATTCCTAGTTGCATTTGATGAGTCAGAAGCACGTTATGTGGTATTTTATGGAACCAATATCGCTTTCTCAACTAATAATAGTTTATTGGTTTTCTCTCTGTTTAAATTGAGTTTCACATGCAGCCTCTTCCAACAAAACTTGTTTTAAGAAAAAAGAGGGCTAAAGAGGGAAGATCAAGTGATGAGGTCGAGCAATTTCCAATACCTGCAAGAGTGACTGTACGGCGGAGGTCAAGTGTTGCAGCAATTGAGCGAAAGGATTCACAGGTATGGCACTGAATTTTTGTTTAAGCTTGTCACTGCATTAATTAGAATTTGCAAAATAATTTGCTATATATCAATGATGCTTTGAAGGTTTATACAAGTTCGAAAGCCAGTACATCAAAGAGAAGGGGTCTAGAAATGGATGATGATCTTGAACAGCATCATCGACACAATTATCAATCTAGTGGAGCTGAAGATGACATGTCTGATTAATTCTTTTATGCAAATGCTACTGTCTTTAATGCAAACTTGCTCATCAAAGTAGTGGCTGGTTGGCGGCAGATTGCGCCGATGGCCGAGTTTGTAGAAGTGTTGCTGCTTCGCTGAAGGAAAACCAATGACaaaccccctttttttttcatgttcGTTTTTAACCCAATTCACTGGATATACTTTCAGATTGTAGGAAGCTTTTAAAGTTAATATAGAATTTCATTTTAAtacaacaaaaaatagaaatttttgagaaacaattatatgtaaaaataaaaaaaaggagaaaaaggcatGTCACTGCTCTGAATGCTTTTTTCACTTGGTGAACACTGAACAGCTTTAAGCTTTTGCTTGCCAGTGAATGTGTTATTTTGGCATTTATCAGTTCTAGGCTTCTAGTGTTGTAGCATTCTGATTCTAATGCAGATTTTAGCAGTTTTTGTTGCTGTTGTAGATTATGATATTTTGACACCCTAATTAGTAATTACCTTAAGTACATGAGATGAGCTCAAgtcataaaatttttgttttgtataaATAACTTGAGTGGATGAATGGTTTTTAACATGAAATCTCACAACTAGCATATGTGGGCTTTAAAATATGATAGCTGACAGGGCATAATAATGTTGTTTAATAATCTATATATTCAATTTATCTAGTGGAACTCAGGTAGTGTTTGTTTTCGTCAATAAAATTGGGATTTAGTATTGCGTTTTTGGGAtataatatttcaattttttcagTACATCTAGAAAGTGGAGAAATAAGGGATTAAAATTTCTGTGGTTGGAGAAGTGGAGAAATAAGGGATTAAAATTTCTGTGGTTGGAGActaaaactttaatatttttttaacgactaaagatattttgataaatatatccCTATTATTTtgaactaaataaaatattaaaatataacacATCTTGTATATTTTACATCAAACATAATACATAGATTTAATTTAGTCTcagtttttcgatttttatctCTCATCTAagttttgtttgaaattttattagaTAGAAAGATAAGTATGAAGTTATCATATTTAAAGAGTATTTGGCACATTAACTAGTAAAATAATTGCTAATTATTAAGTtatgttaacaaaaattttcaagaaaatgatcatatttaaaatttgttatataatttataaactttaatgtaatatttgaaaatttacCGGTTAGATGGTCATTCTGATAGTTTTatagttttcaattttcatagAGGTGTGATGATGACCACTTGAAATATAATATGGATAATTTTGAAATATGTTATTCTAATATCAAACATCTACTTAAAGTAAGCTCATACTTGATTAGGTGTGGACACAGCCTCATTCTTAAAAGTAGCTTTGTTTCTTAAATTTGAACTCATGACTCTGTCACAGGCTCACAAGTCACAACATACTAGctagaaaagaagaaaggggaaAACTGTAATATCAATATCTATATGATAAAGGCAGAACATAATTCATAAAATACAACATTAGAAGCCAATGCACGTTTTTAGCAAGCATTCCCCCCAAGTATACATTTGTGCTTTTGTCCCATTAGACGAATTGGATGCCAATATAAACCAGCAAGTAcatatcaaaatttttctaatGAGAGAACTTATTTGTTTACTTAGATTTTTGACATTTTCATATTTCATTTCAATTCATCACAAGAAGCTTCTTCCAGCAGGTCAAGGAACCCTTTTGGAGCATCCTTTTCAACTGCCGGCAACTTGGGTTGAAACCCATAACTTGATGCTGCCTCAAACTTAGTCCATAGTTCCTTCTTCAAAGTATTTTCACCAGGATGTTTACCTGTTCGGAAAGTGCTTTGAGGTTCGCGCCACATCGGAGTGTTCTCAATACGTGATAGGCCGTGACCAACCTCATCTTTCAATTTGCTTATTTGATGGCTAAGAACCAAGTCAGATATCTGAATAGATGACTCATTATCAGCATTCTCCATGTCCATTGATTTCTCATCAAGTGGCTCCAGCAGAACACAGGATTTCGGGGGTGAGGTAAGCCAGCATGGTgatgcttctattattttctttccAATTCCTGACTTAGGAATCTTCTGTGTTTCTTTGACCTCTGGAGATTTTAATGCCAAACCCTGTAAAGCATCATTACCACTACTAGGAGACTCAGAATCCTCTGAATCACTATAATGAATCCCAAGAGGAAATGGAGTGGACTTGCGAGACTTTATGTCACCAAGATGATGGATTTCAGATATAGGTTCAAGCAAGACGCAAGAT encodes the following:
- the LOC107464047 gene encoding LOW QUALITY PROTEIN: protein PAF1 homolog (The sequence of the model RefSeq protein was modified relative to this genomic sequence to represent the inferred CDS: substituted 6 bases at 6 genomic stop codons); amino-acid sequence: MASYRPFPPQSSQNPNHQYNQNWSGGYGGAGGAGGDPSTSNSFPPQPYNQMPPNSNFHSHGGGAAPPPPPPSHHPYPYPPPPPPPPENSYPPPPPPPPSSHGAPMYYPSSQYSQYGQQPPPPPPPLPPSSPPPSNSIPPPPPPPSSPPPPPASAPPPPPPKDERRMHSRDKGPIKEGYEHSNHGNPHKQQKPSAVPPMPGKKPNGVQGRVETEEERRLRKKREFEKQRQEEKHRQQLKESQNSVLQKTQMMSSGKGHGSGSVAGSRMAAEKRTTPLLSAERIENRLKKPTTFLCKMKFRNELPDPSAQPKLMAFKRDKDQYTKYTITSLEKMYKPKLFVEPDLGIPLDLLDLSVYNPPSVRLPLAPEDEDLLRDDVAATPIKKDGLKRKDRPTDKGVAWLVKTQYISPLSMDSTKQSLTEKQAKELREMRGGRSMLDSRNSRYAYTSXSIXVIXILXGIFDKEINMXKIIIFHNYFXILSSFEAAKSRPVHATNKSLYPVEVLPLLPDFDRYDEQFVIAAFDNAPTADSEMYSKLDKSVRDACESKALMKSYVATGSDPANPEKFLAYMTPTPGQLSKDIYDENEDVSYSWVREYHWDVRGDDADDPTTFLVAFDESEARYVPLPTKLVLRKKRAKEGRSSDEVEQFPIPARVTVRRRSSVAAIERKDSQVYTSSKASTSKRRGLEMDDDLEQHHRHNYQSSGAEDDMSD